The genomic region CGCCAAATGTTTCGCGCATTGCCCTCAAAGCTTCGAGCACAATCCCTCCAAAAGCACCTGCTCTGCCTGCATGCACAGCAGCAACTGTGCGCGTTTTGGGGTCATGCATCAGCACGGGAATGCAATCAGCCACCAAAACCATTAGCGCGAGGTTTTCCATTTGGGTTATTAGCCCATCACATGCTTCAAACGTGCGGTTTGCGCGCTCCGTTGCAATACGAACAGCCGTTCCGTGTACCTGCTCCATGTCAGCCATCCAAGAAATACCAAGGGCTTTACATGTAAAGGTACGATTTGCCTTTACATGTAAAGGATTGTCTGCCACATGGTAAGCTAAATTATTGCTCTCAAAGGGTGCCGCGCTTACGCCGCCAAAACGGTCGGTAAAGTGGATTAATACAGACGCATCCAATGCTCCACCTCTTCCCAACCTTTTTGTTTTTTTCGCGAAAGCATGTGGTGCAAGGAGCGGACCAACATGTCGGTTTCTATATTCACGCGCCTTCCCACGCGGTACGTGCCAAGCAAAGTGTCTTGCAGCGTCAGAGGAATGAGTGTCAAGCGAATTTCCTCTTCCATTACGTCATTAATTGTGAGACTCACTCCATCAATCGCCACACTTCCTTTGGGAATCATACACACCATCGCCTGCTCAGGAAGGGAGATAAACATCTCTAGCGCATTGCCATTGTGTTCAAGTCTGCTTATCTGTCCAATGGCATCCACATGCCCTTGGACAAAGTGCCCATCCAGTCGGTCACCCACTTGCATTGCTGGCTCAATGTGCACCAAGCCTGTTAAGTTTTCATGAGCAATATGCGCCCTTGTTTCAGGTGAAAGTTCCACACTAAAAGTGCCCTGCCCTACATGCACAGCGGTTAAACATGCTCCATTGACTGCGATGCTATCACCAATACGTGGACAATAAGACGCCTTGAGAGTGAGCGTGTTTCCTGCGAAAGAAACCACCGAAGCTTTCTCACGGATTAGGCCTGTAAACATGGTTATCCCCTTGTTAGAAAAAGGGTTATTATACCAAAGATATGGTATAATCCGCCCCCTAAGCACAGCACTTATTTATCTCATGGCAACGCGCTTTAGCACGTACGCCACTACTTTTAGGATCTATCATGAAATATGACATTATCGTTGTGGGCGGCGGACACGCAGGCATTGAAGCGGCCCTTGCCAGTGCACGCATGGGCAAAAAAACCCTCTTGATTACTATCTTGGCCGAACAAATCGGGGCCGCTAGTTGCAATCCCGCCATTGGAGGCCTAGCCAAGGGCCACCTTGTCAAAGAGTTGGATGCCCTAGGGGGACAAATGGGTCTTGTAACCGACCAAGCAGGCATTCAATTTCGTATTTTAAACGAGTCCAAGGGACCTGCTGTGCGTGGTTCGCGCGCCCAAATTGACATGGACCGCTACCGCATTATCATGCGAAACCTCATTCTCAATACCGAAAACCTTGATGTAGCCCAAGAGATTTCCGAAGCGCTCACGAGCAAAGAAGGCGTTGTCACCGGCGTCATTACCCACCTCAAAAACCATTACCACGCCTCCAAGGTCATCCTCACCACAGGAACTTTTTTGCGTGGGCTTATCCATGTGGGTGAAATCCGCCAAGAAGCGGGGCGCGTGGGTGAGTTTGCTGCTTATAAACTTTCGGCTTCTTTGAAAGAACTCGGATTAGAACTTGGTCGACTCAAAACAGGGACTTGCCCAAGAATCGATGCTAAAAGCATTGATTTTTCAACCATGGAAATACAACCTGGAGATACCGCTCCTGCGCCTTTTAGCTTTCG from Sulfurospirillum tamanense harbors:
- the ribE gene encoding riboflavin synthase: MFTGLIREKASVVSFAGNTLTLKASYCPRIGDSIAVNGACLTAVHVGQGTFSVELSPETRAHIAHENLTGLVHIEPAMQVGDRLDGHFVQGHVDAIGQISRLEHNGNALEMFISLPEQAMVCMIPKGSVAIDGVSLTINDVMEEEIRLTLIPLTLQDTLLGTYRVGRRVNIETDMLVRSLHHMLSRKKQKGWEEVEHWMRLY
- the pgeF gene encoding peptidoglycan editing factor PgeF is translated as MDASVLIHFTDRFGGVSAAPFESNNLAYHVADNPLHVKANRTFTCKALGISWMADMEQVHGTAVRIATERANRTFEACDGLITQMENLALMVLVADCIPVLMHDPKTRTVAAVHAGRAGAFGGIVLEALRAMRETFGVQPEHLHVSLGPSIGGCCYELDGVALEEAKKRFGAHVHGRTLDLRALVEEQLKAAGVLHVKSTFGCTCCDTRYFSYRRDKTTGRQAGIIMLKGEDESKKRSL